One segment of Carassius auratus strain Wakin chromosome 2, ASM336829v1, whole genome shotgun sequence DNA contains the following:
- the LOC113113555 gene encoding SLAM family member 9-like has translation MLLNHLVLLLLIFLLTFKTGFSAEISVFVQTGDSVQLEIQTQEQFEILYWSNDKSENIVRYTSETKGVKLYPSYKDRVDFNAKNFSLTLKNTQKTDSGLYTARTSGKLDKNIVTYRVSVIDAVEAPVLTVNSNRSSSDSCTLNFTCTAHELKIDSSYQNNSCLREEVTSQNNTLILDCSEKFIICNHRNPVSWKEDRIIITQLCGDNKKNNSKNVQTASSLLGPVVTSVAVPVIILIIICTSVFLYRRHKKKA, from the exons ATGTTACTAAATCACTTAGTACTCTTATTACTTATTTTTCTTCTGACCTTCAAAACAG GGTTCAGTGCTGAGATCTCTGTGTTCGTTCAGACGGGAGATTCTGTTCAGCTGGAAATACAGACACAAGAACAGTTTGAAattttatactggagtaatgataaatCTGAGAATATAGTTAGATATACAAGTGAAACTAAAGGAGTTAAACTTTACCCTTCCTACAAGGACAGAGTGGATTTCAATGCTAAAAACTTCTCTCTGACACTGAAGAACACGCAGAAGACAGACAGTGGACTCTACACAGCAAGAACAAGTGGAAAATTAGACAAGAATATTGTTACATACAGAGTATCTGTTATAG ACGCTGTGGAGGCTCCTGTCCTGACTGTGAACTCAAACCGTTCCAGCAGTGACTCCTGTACTCTGAACTTCACATGCACAGCTCATGAGCTCAAGATTGACTCTAGCTATCAGAACAACAGCTGCTTAcgagaggaagtgacatcacagaaCAACACTCTCATCCTGGACTGCAGTGAGAAATTCATCATCTGTAACCACAGAAACCCTGTCAGCTGGAAAGAAGACAGAATAATCATCACACAGCTCTGTGGCgataataaaa AGAACAACTCAAAGAATGTCCAGACTGCTTCATCTCTCCTTGGGCCAGTAGTTACTTCGGTGGCAGTGCCAGTGATCATTCTGATAATAATATGTACTTCAGTCTTTCTGTACCGCaggcataaaaaaaaag CATGA